A genomic region of Leptotrichia hofstadii contains the following coding sequences:
- a CDS encoding S1 RNA-binding domain-containing protein, with protein sequence MNEKEFEVLLEDYLPEEKKSGDVVEGVITRKELDFGFLDLNAKKEGRIYASEVKDFEIGDKIEVKVLREDEDNIIVSKFLLDKAKELASFNVDDIVTGEIIKKIKGGYTVRIGKNEAFLPFSLARFDKNKDYTGQKFKFLIKEKNKSNITVSRSDLIKIEEEKYFEKVNIGDVVTGKIKEVFDFGIILDLEATSGFIHISEISWNQVDNLTEKYKIGDEISAKIIEKDAEKNRLKLSIKQLSEDPWVAFAASHNVGDVVEAVVKDVLDFGIVVTVDGNSGFVHVSELAWHNGAKELKNYKEGDKFSAKIIQIEDEKKNVKLSVKQLLENPWDTVKEKYHIGDIIEKPITEVFDFGLLISLEKDIDGLLHVSDLSYKRETNLTSKYKAGDVIKFKIVDFNDEKNRITLSAKALLDDRWEILEETYDFDNAFKGKVMNVQDYGIFVELEKGIEVFVHKNEFSWDRKEHKEYKVGDEVEFKVIVIDKLAKKLSGSIKQLEKSPWKEVTEQYKKGNIVNTEIVEIQENFVLVKLTDRFNGIIPKRELADEFLKDISEKFSVGDKVEAVITDINDKRKSIALSVKKVQEMEEKKELDELMKVYGV encoded by the coding sequence ATGAACGAAAAAGAATTTGAAGTATTGTTGGAAGATTATTTGCCAGAAGAAAAAAAATCTGGAGATGTAGTGGAAGGAGTGATTACTAGAAAAGAGCTGGATTTCGGATTTCTTGATTTGAATGCAAAAAAAGAAGGAAGAATTTATGCTAGCGAAGTTAAGGATTTTGAAATAGGAGATAAAATTGAAGTAAAAGTTTTAAGAGAAGATGAAGACAATATCATTGTTTCAAAATTTTTATTGGATAAGGCAAAAGAACTGGCATCATTTAATGTAGACGACATTGTAACTGGAGAAATTATAAAGAAAATCAAAGGTGGATACACTGTAAGAATTGGGAAAAATGAAGCATTTCTACCATTTTCACTTGCCAGATTCGACAAAAATAAAGATTATACAGGACAAAAATTTAAATTTTTAATAAAGGAAAAAAATAAGAGCAACATAACTGTTTCAAGAAGTGACTTAATAAAAATTGAAGAAGAAAAATATTTTGAAAAAGTAAATATTGGAGATGTTGTTACTGGTAAAATTAAGGAAGTATTTGATTTTGGTATTATTCTGGACTTGGAAGCAACTAGCGGATTTATCCATATATCTGAAATTTCTTGGAATCAAGTGGATAATTTGACTGAAAAATATAAAATTGGTGATGAAATAAGTGCTAAAATTATTGAAAAGGATGCTGAAAAAAATAGATTGAAATTAAGCATAAAACAATTATCAGAAGATCCTTGGGTTGCATTTGCGGCAAGCCATAATGTAGGAGATGTAGTTGAGGCAGTTGTGAAGGATGTACTTGATTTTGGGATAGTTGTAACTGTTGACGGAAATTCTGGATTTGTACATGTTTCAGAGCTGGCTTGGCACAATGGAGCTAAGGAGCTTAAAAACTACAAGGAAGGGGATAAATTTTCTGCAAAGATTATTCAAATTGAAGATGAAAAGAAAAATGTCAAGTTAAGTGTAAAACAACTGTTAGAAAATCCTTGGGATACAGTTAAGGAAAAATACCACATCGGAGATATTATCGAAAAACCAATAACAGAAGTATTTGACTTTGGATTGTTAATTTCGCTGGAAAAAGATATTGATGGACTTTTACATGTGTCTGACTTGTCATATAAGAGAGAAACCAATTTAACTTCAAAATATAAGGCAGGAGACGTAATCAAATTTAAAATAGTTGACTTTAATGACGAAAAAAATAGAATTACTCTAAGTGCTAAAGCGTTGCTTGATGATAGATGGGAAATTCTTGAGGAAACTTATGACTTTGATAATGCATTTAAAGGAAAGGTCATGAATGTTCAGGATTATGGAATTTTTGTAGAATTGGAAAAAGGGATAGAAGTGTTTGTTCATAAAAATGAATTTTCATGGGACAGAAAAGAGCATAAGGAATACAAGGTTGGCGATGAAGTGGAATTTAAAGTAATTGTAATTGATAAACTTGCCAAGAAACTTTCTGGAAGTATCAAGCAACTTGAAAAATCGCCTTGGAAGGAAGTTACGGAGCAATATAAGAAAGGGAATATTGTAAATACTGAGATTGTGGAAATTCAGGAAAACTTTGTACTTGTTAAATTGACAGACAGATTTAACGGAATTATACCAAAACGTGAATTGGCAGATGAATTTTTGAAGGATATTTCTGAAAAATTCTCTGTTGGAGATAAAGTTGAGGCTGTAATTACAGATATTAATGATAAGAGAAAATCAATTGCGTTATCTGTAAAAAAAGTTCAGGAAATGGAAGAGAAAAAAGAGCTGGATGAACTTATGAAAGTTTATGGAGTCTAA
- a CDS encoding branched-chain amino acid transaminase: MAKTEFMKFAYFDKEIVEFEKATVSIATHSLQYGTTCFGGIRGYYRNGKVAIFRLQDHYTRLMNASKMLGFEYFITWDEFKDIVTELVKKNDVKEDFYMRPFVFCKEPRLSPKKAGLDFDLAIYMLPLADYVSTEGGLNLMSSTYRKYNDSAIPTKAKAGGSYINSFLATSDAQRNGYDDALMFDDAGNVVEVSVANIILVYRGQIIIPDTGNAALEGITVRSALELLEHNGYKINRGKIDRSMVFTADELLVTGTAMKITYAESLDKRPIGQLDFNAKPQAGKFHKLLKSEYEKVINGEHELSSEWLFIVE, translated from the coding sequence ATGGCAAAGACAGAATTTATGAAATTTGCATATTTCGATAAAGAAATAGTGGAATTTGAAAAAGCAACAGTTAGTATTGCTACACACAGTTTACAATATGGAACAACTTGCTTTGGTGGAATCAGAGGATATTACAGAAATGGGAAAGTAGCGATTTTCAGATTGCAAGATCATTATACAAGACTTATGAATGCGTCAAAAATGTTAGGATTTGAATATTTTATAACTTGGGATGAATTTAAGGATATTGTTACAGAGTTAGTTAAGAAAAACGATGTAAAAGAAGACTTTTATATGCGTCCGTTCGTATTTTGCAAGGAGCCTAGATTATCGCCTAAAAAAGCAGGATTAGACTTTGATTTGGCAATTTACATGCTGCCGCTTGCAGATTATGTAAGTACAGAAGGTGGACTGAACTTAATGAGTTCGACTTATAGAAAATATAATGATTCGGCAATTCCTACGAAAGCGAAAGCAGGAGGTTCATACATTAACTCGTTCCTTGCGACAAGTGACGCTCAAAGAAACGGATATGATGATGCATTAATGTTTGATGACGCTGGAAACGTGGTAGAAGTGTCAGTTGCAAATATAATACTGGTTTACAGAGGGCAAATAATAATCCCTGACACTGGAAACGCGGCTCTTGAAGGGATTACAGTAAGATCGGCATTGGAATTACTGGAACACAATGGATATAAAATAAATCGTGGAAAAATCGACAGATCAATGGTATTCACAGCAGACGAACTGCTAGTAACAGGAACAGCAATGAAAATTACTTATGCAGAATCATTGGACAAACGTCCTATTGGGCAGTTAGACTTTAATGCAAAACCACAAGCAGGTAAATTTCATAAATTGTTAAAATCAGAATATGAAAAAGTAATCAATGGAGAACATGAATTGTCTTCTGAATGGTTATTTATTGTAGAATAA
- the miaB gene encoding tRNA (N6-isopentenyl adenosine(37)-C2)-methylthiotransferase MiaB codes for MEKRATIITYGCQMNVNESAKMKQMLQTMGYQMTEDIENTDLVFLNTCTVREGAAVKVYGKLGDLKRIKEEKDGKMIIGVTGCLAQEVRDEFIKKTPYVDLVLGNQNIGRIPDILERIESGEETHIVMVDDEDELPTRVDADFGDDIVASISITYGCNNYCTFCIVPYVRGMERSVPLNEIVSDVEQYTKKGYKEILFLGQNVNSYGSDFANGQDNFAELLEESANVEGDFWIKYVSPHPKDFSDEVIDTIARNPKIARMLHLPLQSGSTKILDAMNRGYTKEEFIALAKKIKEKVPDIGLTTDIIVGFPGETDEDFQDTMDVVNEVGFENAFMFMYSKRTGTPAATMGEQVDEQIKNERLQQLMRLQNMKAKEESQKYLGKIVKVLVEGPSRKNPEMLTGRSSTHKIVLFKSDRKDLKGKFVNTRIYDAKTWTLYGELVEE; via the coding sequence GTGGAAAAGAGAGCAACAATAATAACTTATGGTTGTCAGATGAATGTAAATGAAAGTGCAAAAATGAAACAAATGCTGCAAACAATGGGGTACCAGATGACAGAAGATATTGAAAATACGGATTTGGTGTTTTTGAATACTTGTACAGTAAGAGAAGGAGCCGCTGTTAAGGTGTATGGAAAACTCGGAGATTTGAAAAGAATAAAGGAAGAAAAAGATGGGAAAATGATTATTGGCGTTACAGGATGCCTTGCTCAGGAAGTAAGGGATGAATTTATTAAAAAGACTCCTTACGTGGACTTGGTACTTGGAAATCAGAATATAGGAAGAATTCCTGATATTTTAGAAAGAATTGAATCTGGGGAAGAAACACATATTGTCATGGTGGATGATGAGGATGAATTGCCAACAAGGGTTGATGCTGACTTTGGGGATGATATTGTAGCTTCAATTTCCATAACTTATGGATGCAATAATTACTGTACATTTTGCATAGTTCCCTATGTACGTGGAATGGAGCGTTCTGTACCGCTTAACGAAATAGTTAGCGATGTTGAACAATACACAAAAAAGGGATACAAAGAAATATTATTTTTAGGACAGAATGTAAATTCGTATGGAAGCGATTTTGCAAATGGGCAGGATAATTTTGCAGAATTATTGGAGGAAAGTGCAAATGTAGAAGGAGATTTCTGGATAAAATATGTGTCGCCACATCCAAAGGACTTTAGTGATGAAGTAATTGATACAATCGCAAGAAACCCGAAAATAGCAAGAATGCTGCATCTGCCACTGCAATCCGGTTCTACAAAAATTTTGGATGCAATGAACAGAGGATACACAAAAGAGGAATTTATTGCACTTGCTAAAAAAATTAAGGAGAAAGTACCTGATATTGGGCTTACAACAGATATTATCGTAGGTTTTCCAGGGGAAACAGATGAAGATTTTCAAGACACGATGGATGTTGTGAATGAAGTTGGATTTGAAAATGCGTTTATGTTCATGTATTCAAAGAGAACAGGGACTCCTGCGGCTACGATGGGCGAACAAGTCGATGAGCAAATAAAAAATGAGAGACTGCAGCAGCTTATGAGATTACAGAATATGAAGGCAAAAGAAGAAAGCCAGAAATATCTTGGAAAAATTGTTAAAGTGCTTGTGGAAGGACCGAGCAGAAAAAATCCTGAAATGTTGACAGGAAGAAGTTCTACGCATAAAATAGTTTTATTTAAGAGCGATAGAAAGGATTTGAAAGGGAAATTTGTGAATACAAGAATTTATGATGCAAAAACATGGACATTATATGGAGAGTTGGTGGAGGAATAA
- the rho gene encoding transcription termination factor Rho yields MIKDILSQNVTKLKKMAKEYKIENFSGMSKHELINAILIKKGEERGKTYGFGKLDVIGDGNYGFLRNTSIGPDVYVSMSQIKRFFLRNEDIVFGELRIPIGTEKNYGILKVLLVNGDLPEKSLERPYFDDLVPSYPDEKLNLGSGEISSRIIDLISPIGKGQRGLIVAPPKAGKTVLLSTIANDIIKYNPEIDVWILLIDERPEEVTDIKENVKDAEVYAATFDEDPRVHTEVTENVLRMAKRQVERGKNILILMDSLTRLARSYNITIPSSGKLISGGIDPNALYYPKRFLGAARNIKNGGSLTIIATALVETGSRMDEVIFEEFKGTGNMEIILSRTLEQLRIFPAIDVLKSGTRREELLIPRENLEKIWKLRRELSEMSEVEGMRNLIELIKKYKNNDELLEDLYKVKKGK; encoded by the coding sequence ATGATAAAGGATATTCTTTCACAAAATGTGACAAAACTAAAGAAAATGGCAAAAGAATATAAAATTGAAAATTTTTCAGGAATGTCAAAACATGAACTTATAAATGCTATTTTGATAAAAAAAGGGGAAGAAAGAGGAAAAACTTATGGATTTGGGAAACTGGATGTAATTGGAGATGGAAATTATGGATTTTTGAGAAATACTTCAATTGGTCCTGATGTTTATGTTTCAATGTCACAAATAAAAAGATTTTTCCTGAGAAATGAAGACATTGTATTTGGAGAATTAAGAATACCAATTGGTACAGAGAAGAATTATGGAATTTTAAAAGTACTGCTAGTAAATGGAGATTTGCCTGAAAAATCACTCGAACGTCCATATTTTGACGATTTAGTGCCATCATATCCAGATGAGAAGTTAAATTTGGGAAGCGGAGAAATTTCTTCAAGAATTATTGACTTAATTTCACCAATTGGAAAGGGTCAGAGAGGGCTTATAGTTGCACCGCCAAAAGCTGGGAAAACTGTACTCCTTTCTACAATTGCAAATGATATTATAAAATATAATCCAGAAATTGATGTGTGGATTTTACTAATTGATGAAAGACCGGAAGAAGTTACAGATATTAAGGAAAATGTGAAGGATGCGGAAGTGTATGCCGCGACTTTTGATGAAGATCCAAGAGTGCATACAGAAGTTACAGAAAATGTGCTTCGAATGGCAAAAAGGCAAGTGGAACGTGGGAAGAACATTTTAATTTTAATGGACAGCTTAACAAGATTGGCACGTTCGTATAACATAACAATCCCATCAAGTGGAAAATTGATTTCAGGAGGAATTGATCCGAATGCCCTTTATTATCCAAAAAGATTTTTAGGTGCCGCAAGAAATATAAAAAATGGCGGGAGCCTTACGATTATTGCAACCGCACTTGTTGAAACTGGAAGCAGAATGGATGAAGTAATTTTTGAAGAATTTAAAGGAACTGGAAATATGGAAATTATTTTAAGCCGAACACTTGAACAATTAAGAATATTTCCTGCAATTGATGTATTAAAGAGTGGCACAAGACGTGAAGAATTATTAATTCCAAGAGAAAATCTGGAAAAAATCTGGAAGTTGCGAAGAGAACTAAGTGAAATGTCAGAAGTTGAAGGGATGAGAAACTTAATTGAACTAATAAAGAAATACAAGAATAATGATGAATTGTTGGAAGATTTATATAAAGTAAAAAAAGGAAAATAA
- a CDS encoding cupin domain-containing protein: MFGNVKNEAGLLFNKGNFKLVKKILKKDEKIAKHNHEDEEIVFTVLKGKMEMYLNETEKHVLVPGDILHFDGINFINGSALEDSEVSVTLIKK, from the coding sequence ATGTTTGGAAATGTAAAAAATGAAGCAGGATTGCTGTTTAACAAGGGAAATTTTAAATTGGTAAAGAAAATTTTGAAAAAAGATGAGAAAATTGCTAAGCACAATCATGAAGATGAGGAAATTGTTTTTACCGTTCTAAAAGGAAAAATGGAAATGTACCTGAATGAAACTGAAAAACATGTTTTAGTACCAGGAGATATTTTACATTTTGACGGAATAAACTTTATTAATGGAAGTGCTTTGGAAGATTCTGAAGTTAGTGTAACATTGATAAAAAAATAA
- a CDS encoding recombinase family protein, with amino-acid sequence MKAIIYARVSTEMQEEGRSLEFQIRKCEDFCKMSGYKLKEVIQDVESGGNDNREGFLKLQQEIKKKSFDVLVVYESSRISRITLTMLNFVLELQKSNIKFVSISQSEINTTTPTGMLFFQIFAVLADYERKQISMRVKSNKWARAKAGIWQGGNIPIGYKKDEHNNIVIDPETSEDVISIFNTYLNTKSISETASIFNRNISSIKWILQNEFYIGNLMYGRKENNINTGEVKINKEITIFKGNHQALISEDLFREVQRQMLFKQRVIRKEGKFLFTGILECTCGGKMFKNSVNYRCDKCKKAISMNKAEKFIIRKLLNLKELEFLNEKPNLEKYKRDRENIDKQIKKIDRERTKYLELFTKELINEFELNDKLEELKNRKRVFEDSLNDIDRIIKDKTISEEKLDNIKILKEVLENMDETDRYNLFLMFRMLIKRVKIKKYQPLEVLILLN; translated from the coding sequence ATGAAAGCCATTATATATGCTAGGGTTAGCACAGAAATGCAGGAAGAGGGGCGTTCACTTGAGTTTCAGATAAGAAAATGCGAAGATTTTTGTAAAATGAGCGGTTACAAATTAAAAGAAGTTATACAGGACGTAGAAAGCGGAGGTAATGATAATCGTGAAGGCTTTCTTAAATTACAACAGGAAATCAAAAAGAAATCATTTGATGTGCTTGTGGTTTACGAGAGTTCTCGTATTTCACGTATAACTTTAACTATGTTAAATTTTGTTTTGGAACTTCAAAAAAGTAATATAAAATTTGTATCTATCTCACAATCTGAAATAAATACAACAACCCCCACCGGTATGTTGTTCTTTCAAATATTTGCTGTGTTAGCAGACTACGAAAGAAAACAAATATCAATGAGGGTAAAGTCAAATAAATGGGCTAGAGCCAAAGCAGGAATATGGCAAGGTGGAAATATCCCAATTGGCTATAAAAAAGACGAACATAATAATATTGTAATAGATCCTGAAACTTCTGAAGATGTAATAAGTATTTTTAATACATACTTAAATACTAAAAGTATTTCTGAAACAGCAAGTATATTTAATAGAAATATTTCATCTATTAAATGGATTCTACAAAATGAGTTTTATATCGGCAATCTTATGTATGGTAGAAAAGAAAATAATATTAATACTGGAGAAGTTAAGATAAACAAGGAAATAACAATATTTAAGGGAAATCACCAAGCATTAATAAGTGAAGATCTATTCAGAGAAGTGCAGCGGCAAATGTTATTCAAGCAACGTGTAATACGTAAAGAAGGCAAATTTTTATTCACAGGCATACTGGAATGTACCTGTGGTGGAAAAATGTTTAAAAACAGCGTTAATTACAGATGTGATAAATGTAAAAAGGCAATATCCATGAATAAAGCCGAAAAGTTTATAATACGTAAATTATTGAATTTGAAAGAATTAGAGTTTTTAAACGAAAAGCCTAATTTAGAAAAGTATAAAAGAGATAGAGAAAATATAGACAAGCAAATCAAAAAAATAGATAGAGAAAGAACTAAGTATTTAGAATTATTTACTAAAGAATTGATAAATGAATTTGAATTAAATGATAAACTTGAGGAACTGAAAAATAGAAAACGAGTATTTGAAGATTCCTTGAATGATATTGATAGAATAATAAAAGATAAAACAATAAGTGAAGAAAAATTGGACAATATAAAAATCTTAAAAGAAGTGTTAGAAAATATGGATGAAACAGATAGATATAATTTATTCTTGATGTTCAGAATGCTAATAAAAAGGGTGAAAATAAAAAAATATCAACCTTTAGAAGTGCTGATATTACTGAACTAA
- a CDS encoding siphovirus Gp157 family protein: protein MNNLSLIKYELKEINNIINFLDNQNNELDEQTINDTKESVSLLLEEKSDQLELLLKDLELKAEKCKEIADFYTKKAKQASERKKALKSLILEAMQGLDVKRIETETGTFTIKNNNPSLVIDDKSLIPAKFVTMIQSDKIEKEEIKKAIKNGEEIAGVHLETSQSLLVR, encoded by the coding sequence ATGAATAATTTGAGTTTAATAAAATACGAATTAAAAGAAATAAATAATATAATAAATTTTTTGGATAACCAAAATAATGAATTGGACGAACAAACAATAAATGATACAAAAGAAAGTGTTTCATTGCTATTAGAAGAAAAATCGGACCAACTGGAATTACTATTGAAAGATTTAGAATTAAAAGCAGAAAAATGCAAAGAAATTGCTGATTTCTATACTAAAAAAGCAAAACAAGCAAGCGAAAGAAAAAAAGCACTAAAAAGTTTAATCTTAGAAGCCATGCAAGGATTGGATGTTAAGAGAATAGAAACTGAAACAGGTACATTTACAATTAAAAATAACAATCCATCTTTAGTGATTGACGACAAAAGTTTAATACCAGCAAAATTTGTAACTATGATTCAGAGCGATAAAATAGAAAAAGAAGAAATCAAAAAAGCAATTAAGAACGGAGAAGAAATTGCTGGAGTACATTTGGAGACTTCGCAAAGTTTACTTGTAAGATAA
- a CDS encoding single-stranded DNA-binding protein, with translation MNVAILMGRLTRDPELKYTSNGKAYTTFTLAVQKTKDEAEFIDCVAWEKTAENIAEYFGKGNRILIQGRLSVNSYEQNGEKRKFTRVLANTFEFIDSKNSGNGENNNRNRYDSDEDEGFPFDKNKK, from the coding sequence ATGAACGTAGCAATATTAATGGGAAGATTAACACGAGATCCTGAGCTAAAATATACATCAAACGGAAAGGCATATACAACTTTTACATTGGCTGTACAGAAAACAAAAGATGAAGCTGAGTTTATCGACTGTGTGGCTTGGGAAAAGACGGCTGAGAATATAGCAGAATATTTTGGGAAAGGCAACAGAATATTAATACAAGGACGTTTAAGCGTAAACAGTTACGAACAGAACGGAGAAAAAAGGAAATTTACAAGAGTTTTGGCAAATACTTTTGAATTTATTGACAGCAAAAACAGTGGTAACGGTGAAAATAATAACAGAAATCGTTATGATTCTGATGAGGACGAAGGATTTCCTTTTGATAAGAATAAGAAATGA
- a CDS encoding ERF family protein: MNTEKTDETITFVTPKAEIVLKGQNGLQMIGSTHTYLKRYCYLNALEIVEDDMINATIDKDKQQNKPKEYSTEEEKIQKAVKYINEHLKGNEKEIDKYLLANSTDNLSKVPIKDLEKLCNYIKNNKQKKGA, encoded by the coding sequence ATTAATACAGAGAAAACGGACGAAACAATCACTTTTGTAACTCCAAAGGCTGAAATAGTTTTAAAAGGACAGAATGGATTACAAATGATAGGAAGTACGCATACTTATTTAAAACGTTACTGTTATCTAAACGCTTTAGAAATAGTGGAAGACGATATGATTAACGCAACAATTGACAAAGATAAGCAACAAAATAAACCTAAAGAATATTCGACAGAAGAGGAGAAAATCCAAAAAGCAGTTAAATATATAAATGAACATTTAAAAGGAAATGAAAAAGAGATAGATAAATATTTACTCGCTAATTCAACAGACAATTTAAGCAAAGTTCCAATTAAAGATTTAGAAAAATTATGTAACTATATAAAAAACAATAAGCAAAAGAAGGGAGCATAA
- a CDS encoding ERF family protein, which translates to MNIYEKLQKARVELQSLGLKMGGHNKFSGFKYFELKDFLPKVNEIFENLKLFSKFDLLEKRRCINCN; encoded by the coding sequence ATGAACATTTACGAAAAATTACAAAAGGCTAGAGTTGAATTGCAAAGTTTGGGATTGAAAATGGGAGGGCATAATAAATTTTCCGGCTTTAAATATTTTGAACTAAAAGACTTCTTGCCAAAAGTGAATGAAATATTTGAAAACTTAAAACTTTTTTCAAAATTTGATTTGCTAGAAAAACGAAGGTGTATTAACTGTAATTAA
- a CDS encoding helix-turn-helix domain-containing protein, whose translation MKLGELLKEKREQRNLTLRQVENKLKGKNINYSHTSIKRLENEEHEKVPIKVLSALAEIFNLNKIELFNLAGAALDKIDDDRVLQLNRREKLQREKFLEDNAVFFFNDENVSEEDKDKLMLALNNAYFRSKEIKRDKKNKK comes from the coding sequence ATGAAACTAGGGGAATTATTAAAAGAAAAGAGAGAGCAAAGAAATTTAACTTTGCGACAAGTAGAGAATAAATTAAAAGGAAAAAATATTAATTACAGTCACACAAGTATAAAAAGATTAGAGAATGAGGAACACGAAAAAGTTCCAATAAAAGTTTTATCGGCTTTAGCAGAAATATTTAATCTAAATAAAATAGAATTGTTTAATCTGGCTGGTGCTGCCTTAGATAAAATAGACGATGATAGGGTTTTACAATTGAACAGAAGAGAAAAATTGCAAAGAGAGAAATTTTTAGAAGATAATGCCGTATTTTTCTTTAATGATGAAAATGTTTCGGAAGAAGACAAAGACAAGTTAATGCTTGCTCTGAATAACGCATATTTTAGATCAAAAGAAATAAAAAGGGATAAGAAAAATAAAAAATAG
- a CDS encoding ImmA/IrrE family metallo-endopeptidase yields MKKNFVLRVKNLIEKYRTKNPFEICERAGVEIIFQDLGKIKGFHVRNAGVSLIMINSKLSELMIIIVLLHELGHAVLKHPTKDISFMKDNFFGFSNQLENEANLFLAEFLFNYIPLEDYFVGKEEEKALMRLAELKSRFGK; encoded by the coding sequence ATGAAAAAGAATTTTGTATTAAGAGTAAAAAATCTGATAGAAAAATACAGAACAAAGAATCCTTTTGAAATTTGCGAAAGAGCAGGCGTTGAAATAATATTTCAGGATTTAGGAAAAATAAAAGGATTTCATGTAAGAAACGCTGGAGTCAGTTTAATAATGATTAACAGCAAACTTTCTGAATTAATGATAATTATAGTGCTGTTACACGAGTTAGGACATGCCGTATTGAAGCATCCAACAAAAGATATTTCTTTTATGAAAGATAATTTTTTTGGATTTTCCAACCAGCTAGAAAACGAAGCAAATTTATTTTTGGCAGAATTTTTATTTAATTACATTCCGCTAGAGGATTATTTTGTTGGAAAAGAAGAAGAAAAAGCATTGATGAGATTGGCGGAGTTGAAAAGTAGATTTGGGAAATAA
- a CDS encoding ATP-binding protein, whose amino-acid sequence MEHIDFPEEMKNKFEIIQFLNNLLSAKDNKLYYNMKEIRFFEASLLPLFHTINQQLFQTHEKIYYNEIKSEIIDFFAKNKYLKLFNNEIRISEDNYKTMLDFTMLKKQENENDTFGKIKNIILEKKLLNNSNLIYSYLLSNIGEITNNSYEHGETAVAYICGQYYPRLSKLSFSVSNLGKTINEKVKEVKPNLSNKKCIEWIFKEGTTTRKDGTSGGYGLYDLKEMVEELEGNITVVSGYDYYSVDKNRKTVYNRLTNKYKGTTIIIDIYYKR is encoded by the coding sequence GTGGAACATATAGATTTTCCTGAAGAAATGAAAAATAAATTTGAAATAATACAATTTTTAAATAATTTGTTATCTGCAAAAGATAACAAGCTATACTATAATATGAAAGAGATAAGGTTTTTTGAAGCTTCGTTGCTTCCGCTTTTTCACACTATTAACCAGCAGTTGTTTCAGACACATGAAAAAATATATTACAATGAAATAAAGAGTGAAATAATAGATTTTTTTGCAAAAAACAAATATTTAAAATTATTTAATAATGAAATTAGAATATCTGAAGATAATTATAAGACAATGCTGGATTTTACAATGTTAAAGAAGCAAGAAAATGAGAATGATACATTTGGAAAAATAAAAAATATAATATTAGAGAAAAAGTTATTGAATAATAGTAATTTGATTTATAGCTATCTATTAAGTAATATTGGAGAAATTACTAACAATAGTTATGAACATGGAGAAACAGCGGTAGCATATATATGTGGGCAGTATTATCCTAGACTTAGCAAACTTTCTTTTTCGGTAAGCAATTTAGGAAAAACAATAAATGAAAAGGTAAAAGAAGTTAAACCTAATTTATCAAATAAAAAATGTATAGAATGGATATTTAAAGAAGGTACAACCACAAGAAAAGATGGAACATCGGGCGGTTATGGTTTGTATGATTTAAAAGAAATGGTTGAAGAATTAGAAGGGAATATAACAGTAGTTTCAGGGTATGATTATTATTCTGTTGATAAAAACAGAAAAACAGTTTATAATAGACTAACTAACAAATATAAAGGAACAACGATTATTATTGATATTTATTATAAAAGATAA
- a CDS encoding STAS-like domain-containing protein, translated as MEINVKELIKTEFAIKAEKGEILHKELEKGIKKNEEIVLDFSGIEASTTRFFNVSIGKLYGEFSEETIDNIKINNANEVVANQIEVSKNGSKIFYSSK; from the coding sequence ATGGAAATAAATGTAAAAGAATTAATTAAAACAGAATTTGCAATTAAAGCTGAAAAAGGAGAAATTTTGCACAAAGAATTAGAAAAAGGGATAAAAAAGAACGAAGAAATCGTGTTAGATTTTAGTGGAATCGAGGCGAGCACAACAAGATTTTTTAATGTTTCAATAGGGAAACTTTATGGAGAATTTTCAGAGGAAACAATTGACAACATAAAAATAAATAATGCCAACGAAGTTGTAGCTAATCAGATAGAGGTGTCTAAAAATGGATCAAAAATATTTTACTCATCTAAATAA